The stretch of DNA CGGTTGAAGGGCGGCGATGGAAGATGCTTGTTGGTAAAGTGATTGAAAATATATGGGCGACTCGTAAAGAGGATGGACTCACGGGTTTGACATTCCTCGTCATCCAGCCGGTGGGAACGGAACGGGAAGGTGTGCCGTTGCAGCCTCCTTTGGTAGCCGTCGATCGAATCGGAGCGGGGATCGGGGACCGGGTCATCGTGACACAAGGGTCCCCTGCGACTTTTATCGACCAGACTAGGAAAATGCCGGTTGACGCTCTGGTGATCGGCATCGTCGATTCGGTGCCGGAACGGGATCGGCCATGACGAAGGCGATCGGCATGATCGAGACGTTCGGTCTGGCCTATTCACTTGTCGTCGCCGATGCGATGCTGAAAACGGCGGATATCCAAGTCGTCACCCGTGAAGATGTCAGCGAAGTCTATTACACGATCGTGATAGAAGGGGAAGTTAGTGCAGTCCAGATGGCGATCG from Bacillus sp. OxB-1 encodes:
- a CDS encoding EutN/CcmL family microcompartment protein — encoded protein: MLVGKVIENIWATRKEDGLTGLTFLVIQPVGTEREGVPLQPPLVAVDRIGAGIGDRVIVTQGSPATFIDQTRKMPVDALVIGIVDSVPERDRP
- a CDS encoding BMC domain-containing protein codes for the protein MTKAIGMIETFGLAYSLVVADAMLKTADIQVVTREDVSEVYYTIVIEGEVSAVQMAIDRGVEIALQGNALMSYEVIARPMIDVRRIIPMKG